One window of Corvus moneduloides isolate bCorMon1 chromosome 13, bCorMon1.pri, whole genome shotgun sequence genomic DNA carries:
- the ISL2 gene encoding insulin gene enhancer protein ISL-2 codes for MVDILLPRPLPGVMGEPSKRRPGLALCAGCGGRIQDPFLLRVSPDLEWHVACLKCAECGQPLDETCTCFLRDGKAYCKRDYSRLFGIKCAQCRAAFSSSDLVMRARDHVYHLECFRCAACGRQLLPGDQFCLRERDLLCRADHGPPPDGAAARGPRSPALPPAAAAHLAEPVPGRPPAPRPPAHKAAEKTTRVRTVLNEKQLHTLRTCYAANPRPDALMKEQLVEMTGLSPRVIRVWFQNKRCKDKKKSILMKQLQQQQHSDKTSLQGLTGTPLVAGSPIRHESAVQGSAVEVQTYQPPWKALSEFALQSDLEQPAAFQQLVSFSESGSLGTSSGSDVTSLSSQLPDTPNSMVPSPAET; via the exons ATGGTGGACATCCTCCtcccgcggccgctcccgggCGTCATGGGGGAGCCCTCCAAGA GGCGGCCGGGGCTGGCCCTGTGCGCGGGCTGCGGGGGCCGCATCCAGGACCCCTTTCTGCTGCGGGTGTCGCCGGATCTGGAATGGCACGTCGCCTGCCTCAAGTGCGCCGAGTGCGGGCAGCCCCTGGACGAGACCTGCACATGCTTCCTGCGCGACGGCAAGGCCTACTGCAAGCGAGATTACAGCAG GCTCTTCGGCATCAAGTGCGCCCAGTGCCGGGCGGCGTTCAGCAGCAGCGACCTGGTGATGCGCGCCCGCGACCACGTCTACCACCTGGAGTGCTTCCGCTGCGCCGCCTGCGGCCGCCAGCTCCTGCCCGGCGACCAGTTCTGCCTGCGGGAGCGCGACTTGCTCTGCCGCGCCGACCACGGGCCGCCCCCCGacggcgccgccgcccgcggaccgcgcagccccgcgctgccgccgGCAGCCGCCGCGCACCTCGCAG AGCCGGTGCCCGGgcggccgcccgccccgcggccgccggcgCACAAGGCGGCCGAGAAGACCACCCGCGTGCGGACGGTGCTGAACGAGAAGCAGCTACACACGCTGCGGACCTGCTATGCCGCCAACCCGCGCCCCGACGCCCTGATGAAGGAGCAGCTTGTGGAAATGACGGGGCTCAGTCCCCGCGTCATCCGCGTCTGGTTCCAGAACAAGCGCTGCAAGGACAAGAAAAAATCCATCCTCAtgaagcagctccagcagcagcagcacagcgaCAAGACG AGCCTGCAGGGCCTCACCGGGACGCCGCTGGTGGCCGGCAGCCCCATCCGCCACGAGAGCGCCGTGCAGGGCAGTGCCGTGGAGGTCCAGACCTACCAGCCGCCCTGGAAGGCGCTCAGCGAGTTCGCCCTGCAGAGCGACCTGGAGCAGCCCGCCgccttccagcagctg GTCTCCTTCTCCGAGTCCGGCTCCTTGGGCACCTCCTCCGGCAGCGACGTGACCTCGCTGTCCTCCCAGCTCCCCGACACCCCCAACAGCATGGTGCCCAGTCCGGCCGAGACGTGA